The segment CAAAATTCTCTGTTCAGCTATACTTCTCATATGAGGCCATGTGAAATGgagagtttttatttttttctttgtgaggtTTGAttcacagttttcatttctcttgccAATATACCATTGTGCTACCATTGTTAAGTTCCTCTTTAAGTGGTTAATGCATATGTTAACTGCAGAGTTTACTCGGGCTACAGCTGTTACCCCTAACTCAGGACTTGTCCATGTATGAGAATCCTAGacttaagcttttaaaaatgtagtagCTGGTTCCTAGGGATAAAGCATATGCACGGAGCACCAGCTccatttccagtatttcttaTGCAGACTTAATGTGTGCTTGTGGTCACTGTAAGCCTATATGCAGATTGAACATTTGCATCCACAGTTCTGTAGGTATCTTCATTATTTGGATGCATAAGCATTTTCAGTAAACATGTTATTGGAATTATATTCGCAAATTTGTATGCCATCgcagcttcattttttaatcagtttcaaTTAATTTGAACTTTTGAGTGAATTTATACGTTTGTCTGTAAATGAACATTGAAGTAAGAGTAGCCAAAATATAACTTCTTGAGCCTGTTTGGTGTCTGCATAGGCACATATGAAAATACGTGTGATCATTCTGAATGGGGTAACAGATTAGAAAAACTGCTGAACTAATGCAGGAATATAAATTATAATGCTCTCATTAGCTTGCTTATAGCCAGCAAAAATTCCAAGTGATAACTATGGTTCGAAGAACAACtaaaagaaactgttttatAAGCTTCATTCCTGCATaatatgttcctttttttgtaGCTTAAGCAGCCTTGtaaaatcaactgaaaatggcAATGGGGTAACTTTCCGATCTGGTGCAGATGTGAGCATGGACATAGGAGGTTCTGTTTTTGGAGGAGACTCTGCTATAGACAGAGCAATGCAAATGGTAagatttaattctgaaatatatatatttcacttGTGTCCTTTCAGTGTCATTTATAACTGACAGAGGGAAGTCTTTTGTGTAGAAAACACAGTGAGATGATAAATGTGTTCTAGAAAAAATGAACATtgaaagataattttctgaaatagattTTCATAAACTGAAAGCAAGGACAACTGCAGACTGTTCTTCAAAATAACATGACTACCATTTCTCAAGATTTACATGATCGAAATTAAGTCAATTACCTGCTTTACTATTTCAGCTCATTCTGAGTGAATATAGTGAATGAATTAGACAAAAATATTGGACAAAAATTACCTGCTTTACTATTTCAGCTTATTCTGAGTGAATACAGTGAATGAATTAGACAAAAATATAGGAATTTCTTGAGGGCCTTCATGTTCTGTAGAACGGGTAAATGTGTAGTTTTCAAGTTCAGATGGTGTGTTGGAAAATTCAGAGGTGAAACTCAGGACTAACTACAGAATATGGTTCTTAGCACAGCAACTTgaactttttcttgttttagagAGTTTAAGCAAATCAGGTTTAAGAGTTTTGAGAACATCATCAAATGTAAATCTTATTTCATCCATATTTTGTTATGCACATCTGAGAAATAGCATATTCTTGTGTTTCCTGTTCTGAATAGTTTTCctatggaagaaaatattcccCAGTTTACTACAATATGTACAATGCTCAGAAGATTTTTCCTTCTACAAAACAAGTCTCAAGCATGTTTGAATAGTAAGCACTTGCTGCAAAGTTTACATTGGAAACTCCCtcaatttttaatgttaaatttcAAACATAACCgactataaaatgaaatgaaacagctAGTAAAAGACAAGCTCATAATATGTGTATATGACCTTTTTCCAGACAAAGAAACACATTGATTGTTAAAACTAAGCAGCTTTTGTAATGAAACAACTATGTGAACGTTTCAGTAAATACTGGGAAATAGCTCTAGGCTTGAAtattacatcatttttttttcatgtatggAAAAGCTTCATGGTACTTTCCAATTTTCTGGCCTACTGTTGACATATACTGAAGTCCAACTGATCCAGTTTTTACATTGCTAGTAACATCCAGGTCTGGGTATGAGCTGTTTCTACTTAAGTGGCATTAATGTGCTCTATATATtcaagctttcaaaaaaaaaaaaaaaaaaaaaaaaaaaaaaaaaaggagaagaattcAAAGGATTTGGTTTATGGCAGCAAAGAATCACAGGATATATTTTCTAAACTTTCAACATCGCTTATGCATAAGTAGATGTTGGAGGGATGTGTTTCAGTGTTGCTGTTCTTAGTGAAGCTATGTTAAATTGAGAGAGCCAGTTGTGAGGTAAAGAGATAGCGCAGGTGTGAAACTTATTGCTGTGAGGCATTTGCTTGTGGAAATGAGGCAGGTTTATAGAATTTGTTTAAGTACTCTTCTCGTTTTGTTCCATGTTTTTCCTCTGATGGGGCTGTGACAAGTAGCAGGTTAATTGAGCCTGGGTAGGATTTTGTACTGTTTTCATTACCATTCTAGCTGTTAGTGCTTGACTGGCTAGCCCTGGGTGGCTATGCCCATGTGGTACTAAATACTGTAAATGGAATGAATCCCTTTCTTTTATACTTCGGATGCTGCTTGTTAATTTGTTTGTTAGTCTGAAACctctaaaatgaaatatttatttttgtattatacTTCTTTTGATAATTCCTCCCTATTGAAGGTGTGATTTGTGGGAGTCATCTTTCCCCATCATAAATTACTATGAGTGAATTATCCAactgtatatgtatttttttcagctagaaATTGGAGTaatgctgaaacacagcatggTCTACACTATTAAGTCAGAGAGTAAAATAATATATAGTAAACTTGACATTATACTTTTGATAGATGCTAGATTTTGTCTAACCTTATGTGAAAGTAAACATggattttttcctgaaatgaagaATTGGACCATAAAGTCATTCCTGGGAGTGTGCAGATGTGTGGATATGTTTGCTGTGCTGGAGTtactgccttcttttttttttttttttcctctgaagaatgAAAACTTTGCAGTAGAGTCAGGGAAACAGCCAATCACATTTGAAAATCCAATGTATGCAACCAGAGATAGTGGAGCTGGTGGAACCAGTGCAGCTACAGTCATTCAACCAACACAGGTAAGAGAAGTTTAGGcttgcctttcatttttcttacaacCTCCTTTtcaattcaaattcaaattgaattgcctttttttttttttttttttttactcctacAGGTGACAGGAGCTAGTAgtatggaaaatgaaaattttgaaaatccTGTGTATGCCTCTGCAGTATCTGCTAGACCAAAGGAGCCTCCTCCAAGTACAGACGCACCTCAGGTAGTTCTACAGTtgtcttttttgctttgtgctcAAAATCAGAGGAATTGAATTGTTAGGGAAACTGCAATATAGTTTCTGTTCTGTGTAAATAGTGGCATCAAGTTGGCACGTGCAGTGTACGAAGTGCAACTATTTACATGATTTTCAACCTGgtcaggaagagaaaggaaagcaatgcaAGTACAGAATGGCCATGGGCACACAGTAAGAATCTGTTGAGATTAAAATCCCTGACTGGTTCACCAAGATACCAAGATTGCAATAGAGGATTTCCTTTCACTGTCTGCTGTGTTCCATTTTGAGGGCAGATTCTAGCCAGAAAATTGTAATGTAAGGCTACAAATTGGCATTGTTTCCCAGCAGAAATATTATAACTAAGATTTTACTGGGGACATCTTTTAACAATTATATTAGAACTGCTGTACCTTGACAGAAACAGCAgggtatattttttttctataacatattaaaagaaaacacaagaaaaagtaCACTTCTATTTGAAACAGGGAAAACCCAGTTCTTTTTGGTACTAGAAGTTGAAATAAGACATTTACTCAAAGTGTATTGTAATCGTTTTTAAAATAGTAGTAGTAGTTTTATCCATATTTAAAATTACTAGAAATGATATTTAAagcatttgttctttctgttcttacaGGACATTTTAGTGATAAAAATCCAAGTATTATCTCATGTAGATTATTTGTAACTAatgaaagatatatttttatgttttagaaTCCATCTGCATGAGCTAATGATGCCTTGTTTTCAGGCTCTTTACAAATTCCgcactaaaaaaaaacacatctaagctttgaaatgacatttctgtCAACCTGATATTGTAATTTCATGTCcttcagtaatttattttgtgttgttttcaaGACAGTTTTTTActctttaactttttttgtctgtgcGTGGAATGATAGGCTTCCTTGAATTAATTTAGTTACTTTTATTGCTTTCTGGCCTAGTGTTATGAATATTGCTGATTatccttcagagaagaaagttGAGTTCCTTGCTTAGTCTATCTATTGGTGTCTGTTGAGTTACAGTGGACACATTATGTGaccattttgtttccattcctaCCTTTCatagtatttaaaatgtatgttcATTTGGGAAGATGCCTTGTAAAATGGaactctcattttatttgatgtCTTGATGCTCTTTCAAGTAGTGGTAGTAAACACAATCAATAATAAAGGACAAAGTAGTCTAAATGAGAgatcatttgaaaaatgtggCACAATATTTAAAGAGGTAGCCTGGAACACGAACGTACAGTGTGACTAAAAGTTTACTTTGATAAtttgataataaaaaaatgactttatctttttttctttgctagaaATGTCTGTTGGATAATGTAGTGAGGCCAGCTGTCTAGTGAGAAAGTAGAAGCTGCCTATAGAATCGTGCTATAAATGAccatttcaaatactgtttgTGATCTCTCATGGTTTTTGTGACAAGTCTCTCATGCAGTTAGATAAACAAGACTCATGCTCCCATCTGCAGGGAAAAAGGGTTCTAGATCATTCACCTTTTCTCCTATGTGTATGATTTATCATGTTAAATATGGCCAGAAGTCACTGAAACTTGAGTAGgcattgaaatatttaaaggagtgcaattaattaaaattacagcGTAGAAGTATGAGAACATCTAGCTGAAATCACCAAGTTAGCAGTCAATCCCAGTGAAATCCATCAGCTGTGCTGGCATTTTGCTGAGAAATTGTGAGAAAAATGTCTAAAGCTCTaataatttttgtctttcaggaaTCAAAGTGGagtttcttcaagaaaaaaatgaaacaaaacactaattttGAAAACCCAATATATGCGGAGGTATTGCTTAATATTGTattatgctgtttttcagctaaTGCACTGCTGgactttgtttttgcttttataggATACAGGATATGGGTAAATTCTACTGCTAAGTGAACAGGCATATAAATTCCTGCCCAGGTCAAGATGGGTCTGACATGGTTTTGAGAAAAATTACCAAACTTTGTGCAGAATGAAGTGCTCAGGAGGCACCCAGCTCAGGCTGTACAGCAGCACTGCGTACCTCTCAGCTTTCCCAGCCTAAGAACTGTggcctgctcctgctccaggaTCTCATGTGCTGGTTTCTGCAGGTGCATGTTGGTACAGCTCAGCATCAAGCAGGCTGTTGTAATACAACTGGGATTAAAGTGTCTAGTGCCCTCTCAGTCCTAGATTTAGCATGCACGAAAATTCAATAGCTCTGCGTACTGCAGCCTGTTTCCATaagtcctgttttttttccatccatgcAGTAAGAGGAGACCTTTCTTTTAAGATGTTGTGCCACCTGACGTGCACTAGAGGATTTCTCCCATGGTGTGTTATGAAGCCTTTGAGTTCCACTGACTTGAGCCAGTAATAGCAGCTTGTCACCTTACAGTTAAGAATTACCAAAAGGCCTAAGTGCCATAAGAACCTCAGTCCCACTGACATGTGACTGAAACTTAGCTGCCTTTGTGGAGAATTTAGGTTTCTAATGCCTGAACAAGGTGAGAGTTTCAAAAAAACAGAGGTTTATTTCCCAAAATCTAATAAGCATAATGATTTGCAAGCAGTAGTAATGCCAGTGTAATCTACATTCATGTGTGCCCATGTAGACTAATCAAGTTACTCCTAATAATAACCAGTCCCAGAATAACAGAAGTCCCAGTGTGCAGAGTAAATTTGGAGTAAGTATTTCCTCAGCAGAACCTTCTGAGGTTGAATTAGTATTTGACTTCTGTTAGGTGGCAATTTGCAGAATTAACATATCACTCAGTAAAATATTTGGATATTTagttaatatttctgaaagttgagattaaatattttatatattagaATGTAAACTTAGATTTTATGATTATTGTCTTAGATGGAAAAGGAGCAGCAACCAGACACAGAAAACATCCCGCCTTCCTCTCCTTCACTGCCTCCCAAGATTACTCTGAAGAGAGACCAGCCATTAGCTTACACAGCAACAGAGGATACGTTTAAAGACACCGCCAATCTTGTTAAAGAGGACTCTATTGTATAAGTAGGTAACTGATTTAGGGAAAATGAGACACATCCATTTgcacatatattttttataaacagaagaGTAAGGATCACATTCaaatgctttataaaaatatatacatcttTCAGTCGGTGGCTGGAGATGTGTGTTGAAACTATGCCTTGTTTTTTGACAAATGCCAATTGCTATTTTTATGAACAATTATCATGGTGTACTATATGTATATCTTTGCACTGAACCTGTCTGAAAGTAATGTTATAACTATGTTGTAAATTTGTAAATTTCTCAAAGattatcttgttttttttgctaGTAGAAATCCGTATGGAATTGGTTGCATAAAGATAGGGGTAAATTCATTATATAGGGGCTTaaactaaaaatacaaacaaggTGAGTATAAGAGCATTACTGATTTACAGGATCTTTTGCGTATATATTTATAACAGTACCTTTTAAAACTTCTAATGGTGCTCTGGGCATCTTCACCACCTATTTCTATCTTCTGCTGGATGTAGAAATGAGCGTCTCTTGCATTAAACAAAAGATGGAAAAGTCAATGCAGCATCATTATGCTGAATAGCTACCATTGCAAAATGTTGTTCTTACAATGTTTTAACTGCCTGGGATAAAACAGTTTCCTCTCAATCCATAAGACGTGCTTTTTTTCACTGGGATCCAATTAAAACCACTCAATTAATAGTGTTCTTAAAAAGATTTGATATATTTAGATTTTAGTGTTGTGAGTACTTAATTTAATGAGATTCTCTCCTGTACATCAGTGGAATAGCTCTGTTCTTAGCTGGAGTCTCTGGAAGTTATTTGTACTATTAAATGAAGTAGCTAGATTTCTGTAACAGCTTATTTCcaaacagcaaaatacaaaagataCTGCTTCATTTAAGAAATGATTCAggttttttaatgtgaaaatttaattttgttgacTATTTATTTCCTGAGGTGGACATTAATAGAAAGGGAAACAGTTTCTACTAATGCTGTCTTTGTAGTTTATCTGCTTATTTTCATAACCATCTATCAGAATATACTGTATGTCTTACCAGTCTTTTTATTAATTAGCCAAGTTAGTTTCCACAATATGAACTGTTTGAGGAAACTTTGAGTACCACTACAGGAACACGTAGCATTTCTAACTAGTTACTCACATAATTTAAAGATTCCTAAATTAAAATCATTGAGACTTCTACTGTTTGATTGTTTTATGTCTAAGTTCTCAAAACATATACTATTTCTAATTAGAATGCttctaattattttgtaatgtaCTTTGATTAGAAAAGACTACTGGAAAATGATGCTGCtgaataaatttaataaatgtattattttatcaTATCCCTATTCCATAATTTTTTGTCAATGCTGTATGTACTTTGCCACTGTGGAGACTTCAATGTGCCCTGAGATGAAAACAATCTTCCTTTAGATAAATTCAGGTAAGAATAGCTTATGACTTTACACAACTGTTTGAAGTTTTTTTGTATAAAATCACTAATATTTTGTCACTGCCCCCTTACTTGCCcttgaaacaggaaaatctTACAATTGGTTGCAGGAAACCAATTATTAAGGTAGTATAGACATAAGCAATCAAAATGTTAGTCTGATATTATATCTGACAGCTTTAATGTAGAAAATTCCTTAGAATCTGAAACACAACGTACACGTTTCTGAAGGGCTATGAGAAAGAATTCCTTTTAAAGACAGGTTGCTCTTCTTAAGGAAGGGATTGGTAATCCCTCTATGTGTTttaaagagagaaggaagagctaGCATTTCCATGAGACTTACCTCCAACTGCTAATACATCAGCTGTATATCagagagtatttttttcttccctatacattttttactttttgaatgTAGAAGAAAACCATTCTTGGGATACTGTGTTAGATAGGTGGCATGTAAATTTGATTATTTAATATACTTGATGGCAAAGTATTCCTAAGCTTTAACTGGGCCTTTTCATCTCAATAGTGTATTGCAGAGTAACCTTCTGAGtatgtaaaatatgttttggtACTGTGTTGAACAGGAGCTTTAGATTATTTTCCTAACTTTATTCCccacttttattattttttcctttgtgaggCCAGTCCCTGGCTGAATTCTTAAGTTTGGAATTCTGTTGTTTGAAAGAAGGCTTATTAGAGTTTTCAGCACATCTCTCTAATTGGCCATTATAGGGccaataaattaaaatgttaaattttttCATTGCACATTTTCTCCACAGCTGTCAGGCCAGGTAGAGAGAGCTATGACTCTATgtatgaagtaaaataaatttcatcttGAAATCATTTGCTAGAGAATAGAACCTCAATGAACTACATAAACAGTGCTGAGCCATTTTTACGTTCTGTCCCTTTCTTGCATATGCTCTCCCAGcctcagcacacacacacacacacacacacacacacacacacacacacacacacacacacacacacacacacactgcacacaGTGATGAAACCGCTTTTCTTACATTTGGCGCTCTGACCTGCACATGGTATTTTTTAAGCTTAATTGAATTGCACATTAATGATTAATCACCAACACAGGTCTTTAGCAAATAAAACCTTTACCCTCTCAATTTTCAAAACTCCAGGAACACCAGCATGTCAGGCTCTGGCCAGTAGCTTAACTGATAGAAATAGTGTACAAGAGGCACAGCAACTTCAGCTGCCACTTCACCATTTTGAGCACACTCTTTGTACATTACCAAATTGATTGGCTGTAGCATATATTAGTGACATGTTTCATCTAATGAGTGAAATAATAATCCTTTTAAATTGCAAAGCACATTGaggacaaaataaatgtaaatatatattaattttaacattttccctAATAAATGATGCAGGTATTGGGAACAGGTATTAAAATACAAGTATTAAGATGTATGTATCACTCTGTTTGAATAGTAATGGAGGACCATTTAGTTTTGATTTTCCGTATAATTTCATACCTTTAAGATAGCTTGTGTTTTGTCTCTACACAGTTGAATAGTCAAGTGATTAGATGTAGTCAAATACTGCAATTGTAATTTTTGTAATATGTTGCAATAGCTGGGCTTTGTTATTATTTGATTTGATATCTTGTGTTCAGAAGCTTGCGAAGTTTAGCAACTCCTGAATATGGCCATGACCAAACCTCATGAAATAGATGATTAAATCTGGGTAAATACACTCTGTAAGGTGCACATATAACATAGATGATCTGAAAGatcagtggttttattttttcttcttttcgAATTCTCCAGAAATCTATATGTTGGTGAAGTcaacatgaaaaacagattctcatttaaataagaaaaagaaaaacaacaaatgtcTTATTGGATGAGTAGTATGAGCCAGATTTGTAGCTGAACATTGCTTGCATGCAGATATTACAGATGTATTACATCTGGGCACAAAAAAGTGTTGTAGGTTCACAAGTCTTATATACAAACTCAGAAATTTCAAGTAAGTAGGAGAAAGTGTTTTCTGAAGGGAATTTAAGCAGTCTAGTAACTGTAAAGAGGAGATATCAACTGTTTTTGAGAGGATTATGAGTTATTTCCATGGAGCTGATAATGGTTATAGTACTAAATGTTGATTAGAACTTCAGGGACTGAACTCCCACtagctgctggagctggaaacATCATGTAAAACAGCATGTCAGATAAACAGCTTGGGGCATAGTAGAGAAACAGCCAAAAGAACTTTGCATCCCATCCAGCTCCGTATCGTGTCCTGGGGTACTTTGCTATCAGGGCATGTTCCATGCATTTTATGACCTTAGAAATATTGGAGTTGCACAGTCTTTTCACTGATGATCTTTGAGCTTTTCTAtctacaaagaagaaaataaacctgGAAGTATTTATGCAACATTGTCTGTGAGAGGATTCTTTTCATTTACAGGTTTTCCAGCAGCTTCTGTAGATTTATAATGAGGGTTGCCTTAAACTAGCGGCTCAAGTACTGCGAGCGGTATATAGctacagcagagcagagacaaGCAAGTGCCGCAGAATACCAAAGAACGAGGTAAACAAAAACCTCACTGGCCCATATTGTGAGCCAGATCTTTTCTACTATAAGTGTAGCAGAACTTTTCAGCTATCATTAAGCCGTAAATGTAATGCATGATCACAGCTCTAATTCTCCTGTGCCCCCTAGATATTCTACCTCTAAGTACATAGGAATGAAGGATGGTAGGAGGCCATCACATGTCTCCGATTTCCCAGGGGAACTAATAGAACTGGCCTCATCTATCATTCATAGGACAGACAGCAATGAGTTCCTAACTAACACTTATGAAATCGTGCaaacattcacagaatcacagagtggctgagACCAGAAGGGATCTACagaggtcatcttgtccaaagCCCTCTCAAGCTGGGCTACCTAGGGCAGGTTGCCCAAAAtcatgtccaggtggcttttgaagatctccaaggagggagactcCACAAGCAATCAGGGTGACTTGTTACAGCACTCAGGAAAACTATTTCCTGATGTTTAGACAGAacctcttgtgttccagtttgtccTGTCTTGGCCTGTCACTGCGCACCACTGAAGAGTCAGGCTTCCATCATCTTTGTACTCCCCCTTCAGGTATTTAGAGTCATTAATGATAACCTCCCCTGAGCCTTCATACAGCCCATTTCCTACTTACATTCAGAAAAGTATCCTTCTCCATAGGAGTCTCTGATCTCATTAGGCAGTCTGTTCCAAAGTCTTAAGAGGTCTCTTTCCATGACACCTGAATTAACTTTTGCATTAAAGAAACTGTGCTCAACAATGCTTACTTTCACTCCGAAGTGCTGAATATCTCTCCtagaagaacaaacaaacaaagaaacaacaaaacaaaacaaaataaccagAAGGCTGTCCCTGAACACCCGATAATGGCATAGCCATTAAACATAGTAAGTTGAATACTGATTTATGTGATAGACTTTCGAGACTTTCTTGTCTTCAGATGTTAGAACAATTTTATGAGGTGTTCAAATTAGCATCACAGTGTAGTACCTATCACTGTGAAAATGCAGCaggcaacaaacaaacaaagcaatatCAGGTGGATTTGCAACTTTTCTGTGTGGTCTGTTCTGGACTGGTGTAAAGGATGTGATACTCACCTCTAtctgttttaattattcttGCATCACATCAGCTTCCAGGAGAAACAGATTATTAAGGTACTTGCTAAAATGTCAAAGTGAGCAAAAATTTCCAATTGGATTAGGACTTTATTTTGCACCTTATGGTGAAATGGCTATGGTTAAATGATTAAGTGTTGGCGCGATAAAGGTCAGTGTGCTTTCTGGTAGCATTGTTCCCTCTATGAAATTTGAGTAGCAATGCAACATCCTCTGAATGAAAATGGCTACTCTTCTGTCATACAGCTTCAGAGACTTGGGCAACTGAATTCCAAAGCATGCAAAGAAGTGGACTGTGTGTACACTAACCACTAGTTTTTATTATATTGCCTTGGGAAGTATGCTTCTCTATATAAGCATTCATAATTTTTTGCCACCAGCTGTCCTAGACCTTGTGAAGACTTAGCTTGTTGATCTGCTCCTCAGCCAAGCCAAGGCAGTACCTCACAATTAGTGTCAGTGAAGGCACTATTTTCTGAAGTTATGAGTACCTTTGACGATCTGACTGCTGCTTGTAATTACCCAACTCAGATCGCTGTGGAGCATtagagcaaaatgaaatagGTTGTAAACTGGTAACAGAGGAGATTAATAGTTTGGCATAAGTCCTTCATAATTCTGTTGTGACCATAGAGAGGTGTTTTATCTTGCATTGATTCTGGAGAATTTTTATGTAGGTATTTATTCGTATTGTTATTGCTTAGAAAAATGATGTGTAAGGGGTATTAATTATAAAACTTTATtaaaggagagggaagagtACTCTGTTACTGAACCCATGTGAAGATAAGGCTTTCTGCTCACCATTGTTCTGCAAAAATACTGGGATTAAGTTTAACGGTACCGAAGGTCTTGAACCAATAGTAGGGGAAAGGGTACTGAAATGCCAACTCTGCACGAATACATTTAGCAGTGCATGTGTTGAgacaaaaactcattttctttaattgctgCATGAGCATACTTGATGAATTAATAGACTTCAGGGTGGAGAATGTAATAATGCCATGATAAGACATTAGtaggccaaatgcaaggtgacTGTTTAGTTTATAGAGTTGAATGAACTCCCCAGAAAGAGAGCTGTAAAACGAAACCAGAGTAACTGTTTTTTTGAGGGGTTGGTTTCAGAACTTATTTGACAGGGACAATCCATCTGCAGAAATGGAGGAAAGGTAGAAAGCCATCAGTGGTCTCTGAGAGTGTAAAAAGGCAACTCAGGGCCTTCAGGGTGGGACCAGCAGGAAAGGATATACATTGAAGACTTCAAGGTCTGAGAATCAGACCCCTGCTGTGAAGCTGAATGTCTTCTCCAAGGCACCTGGCCTTGCTGGATGAGATACATCTAGCACACCTGTGCTTCGATTGTGGCCTCTGAAGAACCTGCAGAAGGGCCTCAGCAGCTTGTTAATTTCCATATTATCAAAAGGGAATTCAGACGGGCTCCAGCTGGAAGTACATGCACATATACTTTTGTAATCCTTATGGGGCCAATGCAATGTGTCTAATGTCCTCATTCTTTATGTGCCTATGTCTGGTAATTTAGTACATAACCAAACAGCATGTGGACCCTATATCCAATGTGTCCAGGAACTTCTAAGTGTCTGACCTGGCCAGGCTATACTGTTGATTTCCTTGATGTATGCAGTGGATTCATGTGTTCTGTATCTGCGTGCCAACGATAGACAACTGTTTCCCAGTGCAGTTTCCTGGTGACTTTGTTCATAGCACTGGAGAATGAAACCCAAAACAACTGACCATCacccttttcatttccttttgctcCTTAGGCAAgattaacagaaacaaaatggaagaggCAAGCATACAGGCACCCTTCCCTCTGTGTATTTTGAATCATGCATGTATTTCTAACTACTCACCGTAAGATGTCAGAAAAAGATTCCATGCCCCATTTGGACAAGTTGTAGCCACTCCCTACAAATGCCATGAAGCCGTTAGCATTGATTAGATTGACTACTCTTCCCTCAGCTTTTTTCAGAAGTGGTAGAAGTTTGAGCGTGATTTCAATCAATCCCAGTAGATTAACATCCAGCACTGAGTGGAAGTCATCAATCCTCAGCCAgtctgtgggtgctgcaggtgTTGTTCCTTCAGCAGTGTTCACCAAGCCAAAAAGCCCTAGGAAGATTCCagaatcatttatttctgtatgtgGCAATATCTTACC is part of the Numida meleagris isolate 19003 breed g44 Domestic line chromosome 5, NumMel1.0, whole genome shotgun sequence genome and harbors:
- the LOC110400226 gene encoding retinol dehydrogenase 7-like, translated to HRNDWRRPLMSTWRYAVSLQMSPQNLSFSDSLHIAILASILSLIIYWLIRDRQRVRNLSGKYVFITGCDTRLGNALAKWLDKKGFCVIAACVTEQEGQELQSCSSLSLKTVNLDLADSSSISRAVVFVAEETAGKGLFGLVNTAEGTTPAAPTDWLRIDDFHSVLDVNLLGLIEITLKLLPLLKKAEGRVVNLINANGFMAFVGSGYNLSKWGMESFSDILRRDIQHFGVKVSIVEHSFFNAKVNSGVMERDLLRLWNRLPNEIRDSYGEGYFSEYRKAQRSSVKRLCNSNISKVIKCMEHALIAKYPRTRYGAGWDAKFFWLFLYYAPSCLSDMLFYMMFPAPAASGSSVPEVLINI